In Calliopsis andreniformis isolate RMS-2024a chromosome 6, iyCalAndr_principal, whole genome shotgun sequence, a single genomic region encodes these proteins:
- the Sec61alpha gene encoding SEC61 translocon subunit alpha yields MGFKFLEVIKPFCSILPEIEKPRRKVQFREKVLWTAITLFIFLVCCQIPLFGIMSSDSADPFYWIRVILASNRGTLMELGISPIVTSGLIMQLLGGTKIIDVGDTPKDRALFNGAQKLFGMVITVGQAIVYVMTGMYGDPTEIGAGVCLLIIIQLFVAGLIVLLLDELLQKGYGLGSGISLFIATNICETIVWKACSPATVNTGRGTEFEGAVIALFHLLATRQDKVRALREAFYRQNLPNLMNLLATVLVFAIVIYFQGFRVDLPIKSARYRGQYSSYPIKLFYTSNIPIILQSALVSNLYVISQMLAVKFQGNIIVNLLGVWSDVGGGGPARSYPVGGLCYYLSPPESVGHILQDPIHAVLYVLFMLGSCAFFSKAWIEVSGSSAKAVAKQLKEQQMVMRGHRDNSMIHELNRYIPIAAAFGGLCIGALSVLADFLGAIGSGTGILLAVTIIYQYFEIFVKEQSEMGSMSTLLF; encoded by the exons ATGGGAT TTAAATTTTTGGAAGTGATAAAACCTTTTTGCAGTATACTCCCGGAAATAGAGAAGCCACGGCGAAAA GTTCAATTTCGGGAAAAAGTATTATGGACTGCAATCACATTGTTTATCTTCTTAGTATGTTGTCAG ATTCCTTTGTTTGGAATCATGTCTTCGGACAGTGCAGATCCTTTCTATTGGATCCGTGTTATACTTGCATCAAATAGAGGAACTCTCATGGAATTAGGTATTTCTCCCATTGTTACATCTGGTTTGATCATGCAACTATTGGGTGGTACAAAAATTATCGATGTAGGAGATACTCCAAAAGATAGGGCACTTTTTAATGGCGCACAGAAAT TGTTTGGTATGGTTATCACCGTTGGCCAAGCCATTGTGTATGTAATGACTGGGATGTATGGTGATCCAACAGAAATTGGAGCTGGAGTTTGTTTGTTAATCATTATTCAGTTATTTGTTGCTGGACTCATTGTCTTATTGCTGGATGAATTGCTCCAGAAAGGATATGGATTAGGAAGTGGAATTTCTCTGTTCATTGCAACAAATATTTGTGAAACAATAGTATGGAAAGCATGTTCTCCAGCTACTGTTAATACTG gACGAGGCACGGAATTTGAAGGTGCAGTGATTGCACTATTCCACTTATTAGCCACAAGACAAGACAAAGTTCGGGCTCTCAGAGAGGCATTCTACAGACAAAATCTTCCTAACCTTATGAATCTTCTTGCTACAGTTTTAGTGTTTGCTATTGTAATTTACTTCCAG GGTTTCCGTGTTGACTTGCCAATCAAATCTGCCAGATACAGAGGCCAGTACAGCAGCTATCCAATTAAATTGTTTTACACCAGTAATATTCCAATCATTCTACAATCTGCACTGGTGTCCAATTTATACGTCATTTCACAAATGCTGGCCGTCAAATTCCAAGGAAACATTATCGTAAACCTGCTTGGAGTATGGTCAGACGTCGGTGGTGGTGGTCCAGCACGATCCTATCCCGTTGGAGGATTATGTTACTATTTGTCACCACCAGAATCTGTGGGGCATATTCTTCAAGATCCTATTCACGCCGTCCTATACGTTCTTTTCATGCTTGGATCTTGTGCTTTCTTCTCAAAGGCATGGATCGAAGTCTCTGGCAGTTCGGCTAAAGCT GTTGCAAAACAATTAAAAGAACAGCAGATGGTGATGAGAGGTCACAGGGATAATTCAATGATCCACGAATTGAATAGATACATTCCTATTGCTGCTGCGTTTGGTGGTTTGTGTATCGGTGCTTTATCCGTATTAGCCGATTTCCTGGGCGCAATTGGTTCTGGTACCGGTATCTTGCTTGCGGTTACGATCATATACCAGTACTTCGAAATATTTGTCAAGGAGCAGAGCGAAATGGGCAGCATGAGTACGCTACTTTTCTAA
- the Omd gene encoding integrator complex subunit 5 omd isoform X2, producing the protein MDILAEVRKFISGAVRPTHNTSTLDVTRTALSLLRNVPAARDAVLEYFCNVFFAAVTKYFRQIETNQNITICEETIIAEIHDVFTNFINENPEAWAPIISAWSLELLGKLSSEYSKRGTLPINAGINDFLQQWMSCRATRVLIYITAQCLECLMHSDTESCIKALLDTSVVHSPHFDWVVAYVGSCFPNTVITRVLSCGLKDFCASGYEHSVKNLNLNSVVGILGYLAGGHFQDIRTALLNLFKWSLDEDVNVDEDTKKQKLATVPFLLNLASLSPTLLKAIISDVLQTLKPDIIPRLALFASDWCKYFDNQPEALIDLTVHLVLGCEQGASQIINILLDTSLNTSNVGYHSVNAAQSVKNVCSEILELVLEEIDLLLRTYGPQSANIALLGSIKQELRVILPLLLNQNPLRVQTAVRLLCFLGSQSPHVLILAASYMLVKAVTTFHLAALIQLISSNVVLFLSNKSETDNVLVNHSYFNQVLEQALREINYTSVREKQQTRQLFQNLTILLRWEKFNKVAIFRSKMVTQAIKSNLYEISSLLTKTSDFDLANDIVKMLDLFSSPEQDNFIPNVELILKLTRAVIQYFFLCIAQEDITKKQQGVKIVCHLLKDLTSHAPCARVLALREILGHSIDNDPAKYFGAKEKFEPEFEEMLLLHQNHKQVTSTMLAQKHSSVFHAGVIGHGPRKPPPKNSIDKEIIVLNKILLMDVIKACCNNRESERYPVNLDALTMVSLLLVELVSPDVMYNGLPWPDEEFTKVTIERDLQIRRTFRDVPLLWTLLELTAWYRPALAYCSVLLRGIAATVMANWNTDEGVSLVSVMALGQLLPPPLASIRDILTVLEPHQINTIMKECVWAYMRENVPSPALFTRTEGVNIAWRDTDTSTPNTRFTETLRLVLLANIHKLGPLYATLFYNETK; encoded by the exons ATG GATATTTTAGCAGAAGTTAGGAAATTCATTTCTGGAGCGGTTAGACCGACGCATAATACAAGTACTCTTGACGTTACTCGAACTGCTTTGTCTCTGCTCCGAAATGTACCCGCGGCGAGGGATGCGGTGTTGGAATATTTCTGCAATGTATTTTTCGCTGCAGTTACTAAATATTTTCGCCAGATTGAA ACGAATCAAAATATAACTATATGCGAGGAGACTATCATAGCAGAAATTCATGATGTTTTTACTAATTTCATTAACGAAAATCCAGAAGCATGGGCACCGATCATTTCTGCATGGTCACTAGAACTATTGG GCAAACTATCTTCAGAATATTCAAAGCGAGGAACCTTACCCATTAATGCTGGAATTAATGATTTTCTTCAGCAGTGGATGTCTTGTCGTGCTACTCGTGTATTGATCTATATTACGGCTCAATGTTTAGAATGTCTTATGCATTCAGATACAGAGTCTTGTATTAAGGCTCTATTGGATACTAGTGTAGTGCATAGTCCCCATTTTGATTGGGTGGTTGCTTATGTTGGAAGTTGTTTTCCCAACACAGTTATTACCAGGGTTTTATCATGTGGTCTAAAAgacttttgtgcctctggctatGAACATAGTGTCAAAAATCTTAACTTGAACTCTGTAGTTGGAATTTTGGGATATCTGGCTGGTGGCCATTTCCAAGATATTCGAACagcattattaaatttatttaaa TGGAGTTTAGACGAAGATGTGAATGTTGATGAAGACACAAAGAAACAGAAATTGGCTACTGTTCCATTTCTTTTAAATCTGGCATCTCTCTCACCGACTCTTTTAAAAGCAATAATCAGTGACGTATTACAAACAT TAAAACCAGATATAATACCACGATTAGCTTTGTTTGCATCTGATTGGTGCAAGTATTTTGATAATCAACCAGAAGCACTAATAGACTTAACTGTGCATTTAGTCTTGGGTTGTGAGCAAGGTGCAtcacaaataataaatattttactagATACCAGCTTAAATACTAGTAATGTTGGCTACCACAGCGTGAATGCTGCTCAAAGCGTGAAAAATGTATGCAGTGAAATATTAGAATTGGTATTAGAAGAAATTGATCTACTCCTACGAACATATGGGCCACAATCAGCAAATATTGCTTTATTGGGCTCCATTAAGCAAGAATTGCGAGTGATACTGCCATTACTTCTAAATCAAAATCCATTAAGAGTTCAAACAGCTGTTAGGCTACTGTGTTTTCTTGGAAGTCAAAGTCCACATGTATTAATATTAGCAGCCTCATATATGCTAGTAAAAGCTGTAACAACTTTTCATCTAGCTGCTTTAATACAACTTATTTCCAGCAATGTTGTACTCTTTCTTTCAAACAAGTCTGAAACAGACAATGTACTGGTTAATCATAGCTATTTTAATCAAGTATTAGAACAAGCGCTCAGAGAAATAAATTATACAAGTGTTAGAGAGAAACAGCAAACAAGACAGCTTTTCCAAAATTTGACGATACTTTTAAG GTGGGAAAAATTTAACAAAGTAGCGATCTTTCGTTCAAAAATGGTAACACAAGCCATAAAGTCAAATCTATACGAAATCTCCTCTTTGTTGACAAAGACAAGTGATTTTGATTTGGCTAATGACATAGTTAAGATGTTAGATTTATTCAGTTCACCTGAACAAGATAACTTTATACCCAATGTGGAACTTATTTTGAAGCTAACAAGAGCTGTGATTCAGTACTTCTTTTTGTGTATAGCACAAGAGG ataTAACGAAGAAACAGCAAGGTGTGAAGATAGTTTGTCATCTACTGAAAGATTTGACGTCTCATGCGCCTTGTGCTCGAGTTTTGGCATTGAGGGAAATTTTGGGACACAGTATTGACAATGATCCAGCCAAATATTTTGGAGCAAAGGAGAAGTTCGAACCAGAATTTGAAGAAATGCTGCTTTTACATCAAAATCATAAGCAA GTTACCAGTACTATGCTAGCTCAAAAACACTCTTCCGTGTTTCATGCTGGGGTAATAGGACATGGTCCACGAAAACCACCACCCAAAAATTCAATTGATAAAGAAATAAttgttttgaataaaatattattaatggATGTTATAAAG GCTTGTTGTAATAATCGAGAATCGGAACGATATCCAGTAAATTTAGATGCTTTGACTATGGTCAGCTTACTATTAGTCGAACTAGTTTCACCTGATGTCATGTACAATGGACTCCCATGGCCTGATgaagaatttacaaaa GTTACCATAGAAAGAGATTTACAAATACGCAGAACGTTCAGGGATGTTCCTTTGTTATGGACATTGTTAGAGTTAACAGCTTGGTATAGGCCAGCACTAGCATATTGTTCAGTCTTATTGAGGGGAATTGCTGCTACTGTCATGGCTAATTGGAATACGGATGAAGGTGTTTCATTAGTTAGTGTAATGGCTCTTGGTCAGTTATTACCACCTCCCTTGGCGAGTATAAGAGATATTTTAACGGTCTTAGAACCACATCAG ATAAATACTATAATGAAGGAATGTGTATGGGCTTATATGCGAGAAAATGTACCATCACCAGCTCTTTTTACACGTACCGAAGGAGTTAATATAGCTTGGAGGGATACAGATACTTCTACTCCAAATACAAGGTTTACAGAAACACTTCGTTTAGTTTTATTGGCCAATATTCATAAACTTGGTCCACTTTATGCTACTCTTTTTTATAATGAAACCAAATAA
- the Omd gene encoding integrator complex subunit 5 omd isoform X1 translates to MLHSTGALPPQDILAEVRKFISGAVRPTHNTSTLDVTRTALSLLRNVPAARDAVLEYFCNVFFAAVTKYFRQIETNQNITICEETIIAEIHDVFTNFINENPEAWAPIISAWSLELLGKLSSEYSKRGTLPINAGINDFLQQWMSCRATRVLIYITAQCLECLMHSDTESCIKALLDTSVVHSPHFDWVVAYVGSCFPNTVITRVLSCGLKDFCASGYEHSVKNLNLNSVVGILGYLAGGHFQDIRTALLNLFKWSLDEDVNVDEDTKKQKLATVPFLLNLASLSPTLLKAIISDVLQTLKPDIIPRLALFASDWCKYFDNQPEALIDLTVHLVLGCEQGASQIINILLDTSLNTSNVGYHSVNAAQSVKNVCSEILELVLEEIDLLLRTYGPQSANIALLGSIKQELRVILPLLLNQNPLRVQTAVRLLCFLGSQSPHVLILAASYMLVKAVTTFHLAALIQLISSNVVLFLSNKSETDNVLVNHSYFNQVLEQALREINYTSVREKQQTRQLFQNLTILLRWEKFNKVAIFRSKMVTQAIKSNLYEISSLLTKTSDFDLANDIVKMLDLFSSPEQDNFIPNVELILKLTRAVIQYFFLCIAQEDITKKQQGVKIVCHLLKDLTSHAPCARVLALREILGHSIDNDPAKYFGAKEKFEPEFEEMLLLHQNHKQVTSTMLAQKHSSVFHAGVIGHGPRKPPPKNSIDKEIIVLNKILLMDVIKACCNNRESERYPVNLDALTMVSLLLVELVSPDVMYNGLPWPDEEFTKVTIERDLQIRRTFRDVPLLWTLLELTAWYRPALAYCSVLLRGIAATVMANWNTDEGVSLVSVMALGQLLPPPLASIRDILTVLEPHQINTIMKECVWAYMRENVPSPALFTRTEGVNIAWRDTDTSTPNTRFTETLRLVLLANIHKLGPLYATLFYNETK, encoded by the exons ATGTTGCATTCAACGGGAGCGTTGCCACCGCAGGATATTTTAGCAGAAGTTAGGAAATTCATTTCTGGAGCGGTTAGACCGACGCATAATACAAGTACTCTTGACGTTACTCGAACTGCTTTGTCTCTGCTCCGAAATGTACCCGCGGCGAGGGATGCGGTGTTGGAATATTTCTGCAATGTATTTTTCGCTGCAGTTACTAAATATTTTCGCCAGATTGAA ACGAATCAAAATATAACTATATGCGAGGAGACTATCATAGCAGAAATTCATGATGTTTTTACTAATTTCATTAACGAAAATCCAGAAGCATGGGCACCGATCATTTCTGCATGGTCACTAGAACTATTGG GCAAACTATCTTCAGAATATTCAAAGCGAGGAACCTTACCCATTAATGCTGGAATTAATGATTTTCTTCAGCAGTGGATGTCTTGTCGTGCTACTCGTGTATTGATCTATATTACGGCTCAATGTTTAGAATGTCTTATGCATTCAGATACAGAGTCTTGTATTAAGGCTCTATTGGATACTAGTGTAGTGCATAGTCCCCATTTTGATTGGGTGGTTGCTTATGTTGGAAGTTGTTTTCCCAACACAGTTATTACCAGGGTTTTATCATGTGGTCTAAAAgacttttgtgcctctggctatGAACATAGTGTCAAAAATCTTAACTTGAACTCTGTAGTTGGAATTTTGGGATATCTGGCTGGTGGCCATTTCCAAGATATTCGAACagcattattaaatttatttaaa TGGAGTTTAGACGAAGATGTGAATGTTGATGAAGACACAAAGAAACAGAAATTGGCTACTGTTCCATTTCTTTTAAATCTGGCATCTCTCTCACCGACTCTTTTAAAAGCAATAATCAGTGACGTATTACAAACAT TAAAACCAGATATAATACCACGATTAGCTTTGTTTGCATCTGATTGGTGCAAGTATTTTGATAATCAACCAGAAGCACTAATAGACTTAACTGTGCATTTAGTCTTGGGTTGTGAGCAAGGTGCAtcacaaataataaatattttactagATACCAGCTTAAATACTAGTAATGTTGGCTACCACAGCGTGAATGCTGCTCAAAGCGTGAAAAATGTATGCAGTGAAATATTAGAATTGGTATTAGAAGAAATTGATCTACTCCTACGAACATATGGGCCACAATCAGCAAATATTGCTTTATTGGGCTCCATTAAGCAAGAATTGCGAGTGATACTGCCATTACTTCTAAATCAAAATCCATTAAGAGTTCAAACAGCTGTTAGGCTACTGTGTTTTCTTGGAAGTCAAAGTCCACATGTATTAATATTAGCAGCCTCATATATGCTAGTAAAAGCTGTAACAACTTTTCATCTAGCTGCTTTAATACAACTTATTTCCAGCAATGTTGTACTCTTTCTTTCAAACAAGTCTGAAACAGACAATGTACTGGTTAATCATAGCTATTTTAATCAAGTATTAGAACAAGCGCTCAGAGAAATAAATTATACAAGTGTTAGAGAGAAACAGCAAACAAGACAGCTTTTCCAAAATTTGACGATACTTTTAAG GTGGGAAAAATTTAACAAAGTAGCGATCTTTCGTTCAAAAATGGTAACACAAGCCATAAAGTCAAATCTATACGAAATCTCCTCTTTGTTGACAAAGACAAGTGATTTTGATTTGGCTAATGACATAGTTAAGATGTTAGATTTATTCAGTTCACCTGAACAAGATAACTTTATACCCAATGTGGAACTTATTTTGAAGCTAACAAGAGCTGTGATTCAGTACTTCTTTTTGTGTATAGCACAAGAGG ataTAACGAAGAAACAGCAAGGTGTGAAGATAGTTTGTCATCTACTGAAAGATTTGACGTCTCATGCGCCTTGTGCTCGAGTTTTGGCATTGAGGGAAATTTTGGGACACAGTATTGACAATGATCCAGCCAAATATTTTGGAGCAAAGGAGAAGTTCGAACCAGAATTTGAAGAAATGCTGCTTTTACATCAAAATCATAAGCAA GTTACCAGTACTATGCTAGCTCAAAAACACTCTTCCGTGTTTCATGCTGGGGTAATAGGACATGGTCCACGAAAACCACCACCCAAAAATTCAATTGATAAAGAAATAAttgttttgaataaaatattattaatggATGTTATAAAG GCTTGTTGTAATAATCGAGAATCGGAACGATATCCAGTAAATTTAGATGCTTTGACTATGGTCAGCTTACTATTAGTCGAACTAGTTTCACCTGATGTCATGTACAATGGACTCCCATGGCCTGATgaagaatttacaaaa GTTACCATAGAAAGAGATTTACAAATACGCAGAACGTTCAGGGATGTTCCTTTGTTATGGACATTGTTAGAGTTAACAGCTTGGTATAGGCCAGCACTAGCATATTGTTCAGTCTTATTGAGGGGAATTGCTGCTACTGTCATGGCTAATTGGAATACGGATGAAGGTGTTTCATTAGTTAGTGTAATGGCTCTTGGTCAGTTATTACCACCTCCCTTGGCGAGTATAAGAGATATTTTAACGGTCTTAGAACCACATCAG ATAAATACTATAATGAAGGAATGTGTATGGGCTTATATGCGAGAAAATGTACCATCACCAGCTCTTTTTACACGTACCGAAGGAGTTAATATAGCTTGGAGGGATACAGATACTTCTACTCCAAATACAAGGTTTACAGAAACACTTCGTTTAGTTTTATTGGCCAATATTCATAAACTTGGTCCACTTTATGCTACTCTTTTTTATAATGAAACCAAATAA
- the LOC143180600 gene encoding protein anon-73B1, with protein sequence MADADPQLKRLLLPAEETLFEQLLRCGLYIGAVFQIICLLAIVVYQVGPSDGITALKDDPSDVECSENSPQVTPRRPHRARKQEKKKRR encoded by the exons ATGGCAGATGCTGATCCACAATTAAAACGTCTTTTACTCCCAGCTGAAGAAACATTATTCGAACAGTTACTAAGATGTGGACTTTATATTGGCGCAGTATTTCAAATTATTTGTTTATTGGCTATAGTGGTTTATCAAGTTGGTCCTTCTGATGGTATTACAGCTCTAAAG GATGATCCAAGTGATGTAGAATGCTCAGAGAATAGTCCACAAGTTACACCAAGAAGACCCCATCGAGCACGAAAACAGGAGAAGAAGAAAAGGCGTTGA